The Hyperolius riggenbachi isolate aHypRig1 chromosome 3, aHypRig1.pri, whole genome shotgun sequence genome window below encodes:
- the SPRY4 gene encoding protein sprouty homolog 4 — protein MDSRIPHSITVVPNSVMVQPLLDGRVPYGRLQHPLTILPIDQMKTTHLENDYIDNPALTQLANQKINRGPHEPLLVSQHLQRCEADITHPWISFSGRPSSISSSSSTSSDQRLLDHMAPPPVVDQSPPRAVRIQPKVINCKPQDVKGPMAQELDKHFLLCEACGKCKCKDCTTPRTLPSCWVCNQEFLCSAQNMVNYCTCMCLVKGVFYHCTNEDDEGSCADHPCSCSHSNCCTRWSFMGALSLVLPCLLCYLPATGCVKLSQKCYDQASRPGCRCKNTNSVMCKAPDAISRPEKPF, from the coding sequence ATGGATTCCAGGATCCCACACAGCATAACTGTGGTACCAAATTCTGTCATGGTGCAGCCTCTGCTGGATGGTCGTGTTCCATATGGGAGGTTACAACACCCACTCACTATCTTGCCAATTGATCAGATGAAGACCACTCATCTCGAAAATGATTACATTGACAACCCAGCTCTTACACAACTAGCCAATCAAAAGATCAACAGGGGTCCTCATGAGCCTCTACTTGTTAGCCAGCATTTGCAAAGGTGTGAAGCTGATATAACACACCCTTGGATATCGTTCAGTGGGCGACCTAGCTCTATTAGCAGTAGCAGTAGCACGTCTTCAGATCAGAGACTCTTGGATCACATGGCCCCACCTCCGGTGGTAGATCAGTCTCCACCTAGGGCAGTAAGGATACAGCCTAAAGTGATTAACTGTAAGCCTCAGGATGTAAAAGGACCTATGGCTCAAGAACTGGACAAGCACTTTTTACTTTGTGAGGCCTGCggtaaatgcaaatgcaaagactgTACCACTCCTCGGACCTTACCTTCTTGCTGGGTTTGCAACCAGGAATTTCTGTGTTCTGCACAGAATATGGTCAACTATTGTACTTGCATGTGTCTCGTCAAGGGAGTCTTTTACCACTGCACCAATGAAGATGACGAAGGGTCCTGTGCAGATCACCCATGTTCTTGCTCTCACTCCAACTGTTGTACTCGCTGGTCTTTCATGGGTGCGTTATCATTGGTCCTTCCATGTTTGCTTTGCTATCTTCCTGCTACTGGCTGTGTTAAACTTTCTCAGAAATGCTATGACCAAGCGAGTCGACCTGGTTGCCGGTGCAAAAACACGAACAGTGTCATGTGCAAAGCTCCAGATGCAATCAGCAGACCAGAGAAGCCATTTTGA